Genomic segment of Panicum virgatum strain AP13 chromosome 2K, P.virgatum_v5, whole genome shotgun sequence:
TCGGTCTATGAGGATGACCTCGAGAACCCCCAGTGGGCTCCCCCAGGGGGTTACGGCATGGAGCCGCGCTGGGTGGTTCACCGGAGGACATATGAGCACACTCATGGCCCTGCCCCGACGTACCTGCTGTACATTGATCACCGGCATTCAGATGTTGTGCTTGCTGTTCGGGGGATGAATATGGCTAAAGAGAGTGACTATGCTGTGCTACTGGATAATAAGCTTGGCCAGAGGAGGTTTGATGGTGGATATGTGCACAATGGCTTGCTCAAGGCTGCCGAATGGGTGTTTGATGCTGAATGTGATGTTCTGAGGGACCTTTTGGAGAAGAATCCTGGTTACACACTCACATTCGCTGGGCATTCTCTTGGTTCTGGTGTCGTGGCGATGCTGGCTTTGGTGGCAGTGCACAACAAGGAGCGGCTGGGTGGCATAGAAAGGAAGAGGATAAGATGTTTCGCAATGGCACCTGCCCGGTGCATGTCCCTCAATTTGGCAGTCCGTTATGCAGATATCATTAACGCAGTTATTCTTCAGGTAGATTTACCACAGTATTGTACTCACGTACACATATACCTTGTTTTGGAAGTGTTTGGGCATTGATTAAAAAGTTCAAATCTAAAAGAAATTCTCCTCTGTCCTTTCATTGTACATCTTCAATCCACAACGAATGATGCTGTATATCAAAGCTTATACTGAAACTGTTCCTCGGTGTGATTGACAATTTCTGCTATGGTGTTTTAATTCTTATATTCAGAAGCCCAGCTGAAATCAGAGATTTTATCTGATTATTCTTATCTGATGAAACAGGATGATTTTTTGCCTCGCACAGACATCCCTTTGGAAGACATCTTCAAGTCACTCTTCTGGTAATAAGATTCAGTTCTAGTATATTATCAACATGTTAACTCATTTTATGGTGGTTTATGATTCACGCATCTTTTCAGGGTACCTGATGTAGTCCTCTTTGTACAGCTTGCCATGTCTTTTATGTGGAAGGTGTCTAATAGACACATGTATACCTGAAAGTGTGATGTTGAGAGATCCAAGGCGCCTCTATGCACCAGGCCGGCTTTACCACATTGTTGAAAGGAAACCTTTCAGGTATTCACTTGCCTTGTGATTCTAATATTTTTCGTTATATGCCCATATGTCATCTTCAAAATGTCAAATGTTCCAATTTGATTTTTAGTCAATTTTCTTTACCTGAATTTTCATGCTAATAATGCCAAAAAAGGGAGGATTCATTAGCTTGCCTAGCTAAAATAGTGCAATTAGCTGTATTCTCCTAAAAAGATAGTCTAATTAGCAAGGTATACCTACAGTAAAGGTCCAAGTTTCTCCTCTTTTGTTTTGTAGTTCAATACAGCTAGTTAAGAATCTTTCTTGATGCAATTGCTGATTGCTGCAGCTGTGGAAGAATCCCCCCTGTTGTAAGAACAGCAGTTCCAGTGGATGGCAGATTTGAGCACATTGTTCTATCTTGCAACGCAACATCCGACCATGCTATTATATGGATAGAAAGAGAAGCTCAAAGGGCACTAGATGTAAGTTTTGTCAGATGCCCATTACTATTTCACTATAAGTTGAGCTAAAGGTTTCAAGGCGACTTCTTTTGGCAATCTCAAAAGGAGAGGATATTTCAATTTTGTTGCCTGTGGCACCGCACACAGCTCTTTTGATAAATATGCATGAAAGATTACAAAAGCAATCGGCATGCAAATTAACAGTTCTGTCAATTTCAGTTGTTGCTGGAGAATGAGAAAACCATGGAAGCACCTGAAGTTCAAAGGATGGGTAATGAGATCACCGTGACAAGGGCTCATGATGAGGAGCAGCAGGCAGCACTGAGGCGTGCGGTTGCGCTGGGGGTCGCTGACGTTAATGTACCATCGACATATGGTACGTTTGACGAAAATCCTACTTCCAAAGCTGATGAGGCCTCCCCGCTGCTATCAGACAGCGGTAGGCGCAGGGCCTGGGACGAGTGGATCTCAAGGATATTTGAGAAGGATGATTCCGGACAAATGGTTCCGAGGAGATGATTGCGGCAACAGCTCAAGGCATGCTGGCTGGGCCTACTCTTAATGTTAGCTGATCTTCCCACCTCTTCAAGTCAATTTTGAAACCTTGAAATGGTGTTGGAAGGAAGTAGGAGTTATTAATTCGAGCAGGTATTTAGAGGTGTCAAGTAGTGTATAGCAATGAATAAGTTTGCCCTCTGGTTGCAAAATGTCGCAGGCTGTGTACTTCTACATGAATAGTTTGGTAGTTTTACACTGACACAATGGGATTTGCAGAGTATAGGGTCACCTATGAGTATGATGTTGCAAGTAGATCTAGTATAGCAGTATGTATCAATGAAGATAGAATAGGATCTTGAGCAAGAACCTTTGTTAACAGGAACATGCAAATGTGCAGCGTTAAATTGCTTTCTTCAGTTCACTGACAAAAGGGTCCAAACCAGGATCAAGAAGAACACGGACTGATTGATTTGATGAGAGCCTAAGGCGAGGCAAAAGATGGATCAGGAAGATGATGCCCTCTCCGCCTCTCCGGGCTGATTCTACCCGGCGGATTTCATCCAAGCCCAGTTTAATTGCCAAGCTTCAGCAATGGGTACAGTGTCGGCACCATGGGGGTGAGGACGGGCTATCTAAGTGGAGCAGAGAAGGGTGGCCACGGTGATGGTCAGACCACCGCCGAACCAATCAGTGTTCTTTATCTGCGGATTCTCGTCCATGGCAGTGCCGGCCAAAGATTGGAGGCGGTGGTTCTgccggggccggccgcccgggggtggcgcgacggcggaggcgcagCACGCTTGGCGCCGACAGTGCTGCCGGCGGTGGACGCAGCTGAGTGGCGGCGTTCGCCGTTCGTAACGCGACCTAAGGGACAAACGACCCTTCCGCTCAACCGCccgtcgtacgaaggcattaaatgccaaccactcttccacagcgcccaggacagacggcgtcaggccgtcattccccacagtggctgtgaccggagtcccgtccgccaactccggtcactgctccgccatcccggacgttGTGGGagcactgtgggacctgcgacgcgggacgagacgtgctcggcatagctcccgttactattctgccaactccggctgtccggactccacctcaccacacgtatggccccggacccgccccctgctcgggaaggggtccggcgtcgccacgtgcccctcaaggagggacgctcagcactagcagccggaggcccggacctcccccctcgaggggttcGGGATCTCCACGTGACTCCCGGATCTCCTTAGTGCACACACCGGCACTCCatccaggggggtccgggaccgccacgcGCCCCATCACCACTGGCGCACATATATATGcgagaccctgacctgcaggacCACGGAGCGACACCACGCCGCATCTGGAAgactgtacaccctacagcgacgaccacgctgactgctggggctggcaggacgccggcgcgatctccgcaagaccaagtaCGATACCCAgtacgactgccacgcccgacaccatgccccacagtgtactttccacagtgctcgaccactgcacccccgcgattcgggggaaaacgacgacttccacgttcccctgcgcatgtacaccgtccctccttgtgactataaaaggaggaggcgggcttcctttaagagGGATCGTCACCTTGGACGTTCACGATCATCGTCGTGCAACCAGACCACTCGATAGAACgcaacactcagcaccactgagaacccgatattggcactcgcctcaatcaactcctcctctagcagagacttgggagcttccctccctctctcgcctcgcctgttccccctactacaggcacctccggtgcaagataatacagtgccctcgcacacccccttgctggacgtacggccccgcggccggaaccaggataaacccgtgcgttactgtgttgcctcttgcatcaacatctaggacgaggaaacacgcagcattactagttgggatccggaccgccgggtcaggacaccgacacctTTCTAGCAAGAGTAGTCTTGCCAACACCATTTGTTCCTATAATAGCAAACAAAGGACGATTAGGACGACTAGGAATGTCTTCTCTCCTTAGTAGTTCGATGAGACTGTCACAGTCATTTTCCACCTCTCTGCCCACAATATCAGGTTCTATATGTGGAGCAACGTCAAGATCTAATCTTATTTGGTATAATCTTATTTGATCTTCCAGCGCTGGCTTTAGATGGAGCCTCTCACCCTCTTGATAAATGCTCTCGAGTTTCTGATTTAGTTCATGTATAGCACTTGCAATTATGTAGTCAATGCCAACATCTCTGCAGCACTTGAAAACTGATGAAGGATTACATTCCTATACAGAAAGGAAAAGATATTAATTCTGTACTGGAACTGCCAAATTAATATGAAATGTGCggatgaattcaaaaaaatgtagCTCTAAAAAAATTACTCATTTAGCCGTATATCAGCAATACATACTATTTGtgaaaaaacaaagtaaaggtACAAACGATTCTCATAGTTGTTAGACCTGACTAACTAGTTTGGGAAGGAAGAATGATGCAATGGAGAGGAACCGATGGAGCTGAAAATATGCTCTTTATTCACTCACATAGGTTACATAGACTATGGGGGTACATGTCCTTTTATAGGATTTACAAACCTTCATACACAATGACAACTTACCGTTAGCTAAACACTACTAGCTAGTAGTAAAATCCTAATTTACTTGTACAACCTCAACTTTACAACTAAGCAACACCTAGAAATCTAGAGACATCATGATCCAACTATAATGATCATGTATGCTCTGCAAGGTAGTCAAATTCAATATGACTTTCACTTGCTCAAGAATATAATTAACTTCTAACAATAGTTCGTATGCCACTGGCTTGTAGTTATATAGATAATAAGGTTTGCTAACTTGCTGGTGTATTGACAAATAGGTGGCAACAGTGGAACAGTGATATTAGTCTAGGATTAGTCAAATATTGTCTTTGTATATGGCATATGATTCTTATTTACTTGTCTGCAGTAAAGCCAAATACTCCCTCCTCCAAGAAGGCGTGTTTTGGTCTTCATAGAATGGATCACTTATTACTAAAAGAACTAATATATGTGATCTTTTAAATATAAATCTTGTTGTATAATTGTTTTACAGTAAACATACTTATAATTTGACAAAGTGTTGATCAAAGTTGTTTCAAATTTCCACAAGTTGTAGTGGCCGGTTGGAAAATTCCTATAAGGATTGACATCTTTTTGAACAATATCCCTTACCTCAACCATATCTCTGAGCTGAGGCTTTACACACTTGTGAACATGTAAGGGGAAAGAAGATAGCAGTGACCACTTAGGTGAACTCTAAAAGCTTAGGAGATTCAGTTACAATGTATACAAGCACAATTATTTGGATAAGCATTGAACTTCAGCAAAAATTTCTATCTCAGGACTTCCCAGTGAATACCAAAAACAAAACTATAATGCAAATATCCAACCCTGAAGATACAAAACGAAAATCAATGAAGGATCAAGACATTTCCTGACCTGTGGTTGTAATGTTTGGAGCCTCTCCCTTTCAATCCTACATCGGTCAATTATGTTTTCAGCCTCATAAATAATTTCCCGTGACCTCTTCAGCCAATCCCTAGTAGTTTCATTTTGCACAATTGTCTGCTCAGCATCCCTGATGATAGCTGTCATACTGTCAAGTTTTCTCGACAATCTACCGATCTCATTTCTGACGCACAAAACTTTGGCGATTTCATTACTGGCTAAATTGCCGAGTGAGACGATAACTTGTCTTGTGAACTCAGATAGAACCATCTCCATCATAACTCACTAGGAAGTGTTCAAATACTTTCTCTGCAAAGAACCAAGCATTGTTAtgttagaaaaatgaaaaaggtgTCCCCTCTTGCTGTTCACCATCATTGAGAACCAAGCATGCACATAAAGGTTTATGAGGTATCTGTAATGTAATGACCAAGCTATATAAATATTATCACTTGGGATCTCTACAACGACTCATGTCCAAAAGACATAAAACAACGTTTTCCAAGTCACAACTTGCTGGagacatgaaaaaaaagagcaaTTTAAGGTAAATAGATGTacagaagaaaggaaaaggtgAATGGTCCTTCGTGCGGGTTGGTTTGATCAGATCTTAAATTGTCATCAGATTTTCGACATCCAAATAGAAGCAAGTACATCATAATTGTTTTGTCCTCATAAGTCATAAGCACTTAGTTTTCTGTGTTATGATGTACGATGAATTATTTAGCAATGTACTGAAACACCACTGGTATATTAATAGCATGTCTCAAGACGGACGCTTCCTGAATCTAACATCCTGAAGGCCATCCCTTCCTTTCGATGAACCAACCACTTGCATGATCCTGCCTAACCAGTACCACTAGGGCTCCCACACAGCAAAGTGGCCCAAATAACCCAAACAGCATGAATCGTCAATGCACATGGATTGCTCCTGCTCCCTCCTGGATGCTAAATATGACACATTGCACTCAGAATCCTCATTTCCAAGTTCCAACAAAAAGTTGGGCGGGCCCCAGCATAAAACAAGATAGCATCAAAGTCCATATCTCTTGGACCAGCTCAATGCTACCATGCTCATACTGCAACAGTACACTCGCAAGTCGCAATCCTCAATTCCCACAACAAATTCGGTGGAACACAAGAACCATACCGCATAAAATCCTTCATCTTTCGTACCTTTTGGTGCCTTGAAGGTAGCAGGTGTGCGCTCCACCCCACCGGAACCTTGATCTTGGGCCGTTGGGCGACTCCACCGAAGAAAGGCGAAGAGCCGAGAGCTTTGGCCGCGCCGAGCACCCTGGAgccggaaccacgcctttgcgcGGCACAAATCTTGGGACTACCGCCGAGCGTAATGCGGCACGCGGAAGATGCGTCGCCTTCACCGCAGCTTCCATCCGATCGGCCCGCGGCGTCGCCTGAGTTTTTAATGCTCGAGACTTCTTCCctccagcggggggggggggggggggggggggggggggcgaagaAGCTAGCTGTCAATAAATGCTTTAGTTGACGGGCCCGCTTATCATAATACACAGTCAACCCCCTGCACTTGATGTTTCTGTTTTTTAAAGCAGAAGAGGAATTATGTGGAATCTGCTGATTAATCTTAAATATCTTAAGAACAGTGAGTGGGAAATTTTGCATCATTTTGTCGTCTGTAGAAATTAGTATACTTGCTTATATATCATGGCTCCTATGATATGCTGTCCTCATATGAGAAAACTCCAGCTCCATTAAACAACAGAGATTGGGTAGTGTTTGCTTAATAGCATTTGCAAACCATTGCCAGTTGGAGTCTTGTACCATGGTTAGTTGAAAAGGAACTTTCCTGATGAGACATGCTTTGGGGCCTGGATTTGAAGCCTAGTGACCGGACAATTAAATTTTCcaactttttatttttcaaaaaaaatccaacTTTTTTGTGCGAAAAACTCATTAACTACACTGTCCAGCTTTTTGGGACACCTCTGCTAAGAGCAATACTAATAAGGGAACACTTAGTGCAAACTGATTTcttcgtgcaaactatgaaaaatTCAATCTGGGCATAAAATAAACATTTAAGGGGATAGGTGCAGGGAGATGGGAGGaaagatttgcaaaagtgtgattacccaatctaAGAGTGgatccagattgtaaaattacatAATCTCTcataccccttggatgttgatcaataactcagattcaagttttcatagtttgcacagagagattggtttgcacctgatacgttCCCTACTAATAATTTAGCCAATTACTGGCTGCAAGACTCTTTGCAGCTCATCTCTCAGCCCACTTGTTTAGTGGATTAGCTCCCCACCATTAATATATGGCACACTTGTCTATCTCACAATCTTTCTTAGTTCTTGTGTCAAAACTGACTGTAAGCTTAGAGCAGGTATTATAGAGCCAGCGAGGAGGGTTGGGAGCACAGCCACGTCGGAAAAATCATTGCTGGcgaagagagagatggagagagaACGTGAAGCGGACGTCTCACTAAACGTCGGCTTCCAGCCGACGGATGCGCGCGCGCTGCGCCCATTCGCTGTGCTACTGCTGCGCTCGTGCACGTGCTGCTCCCATTGGCCGCATGCGCTGCCCGCTGATTGCCGCTGTCGCTGCAGGCTATAAATGCTCACCATGCTGGCGTTCTCTCCGCCGGGTGCGGGCGCGTTTATTAGAGCCCGTTTGGTAGGGCTCTTCCCGCGGctccgccagcagctccactaggAGCCGTGCCAAACGGAAGAATGGGAACCGGCTTCACATGTGAAGCCCTTGCTGGAGCCACCGGCGGCTTCCACAGGCGGCGTGAAGCCAGTGAAACGAGGCTCCGCGCGGCTCCGGGAGCTGACATCGCCCTGCCTTCCAGAATTGCCCCTCCCCCAACCCTCCAAGCCCCGacgggagaaaaaaaaaagagcgcgGCGTGACGGCCGGCCAAGGTGCAGCGCGGGGGAGGAGcgtggtccgccgccgccgtccgccgaaCTCGCGGCCCGGGGCGGAGCTTCGCCGAGGCGGCGCGTACGGCGGCGGGCACGAACGGGGCGCAGacgggcggcgctgcgggcgggcgggcgagcgcgcACGGCGGCACGGCGATCGACCAGGGGCAGCGTGTCGGTGGTGACcagggcgtgcggcggcggcgcgggtgggtGGAGCTCCGCTGTAGGTGTGTGGGTGGGCGGAGCTCAGGGGCTCGCGGCGCGTCGGAGGCGCTGCGGGTGCTGGGCGGCGGCagagggcggtggaggaggaggtgtggggcggcggcagctccggGGCAGAGGCCGGCGGAGGATTCGAGGAAGGGGCCGATGACTGGAAAAAGAGgggaggaggaaaaaagaaagggaaagaaaaaaaataaaaaagaagaaaaaagaaaaagggcaatTTAGACTTTTTGCAATCTCAATccaacaagtgaagctgttttgccaaaagttttctaaaacggctccagcTCTACCAGAAAAGCCGCTCCACCGGAAGAGtcggagccggagctgtttttggaggagtcggagctctgccaaacaggcccttaatCTTGCTCTTACAGCCcacccccctctctctttctctctcttccaccTCATCATTCAGTCTGCTTTTATCTCACTATAATACTTGTTTTAAGAGCAAAACTAATAATATAGCCAGCTACTGGCTGCATAGATTTTTTTAGCATTCTCTTAGTCCATCCATATAGTGGTTAAACCCTTCATTATTAATGTATGGTCTACTTATTTTTCTTACAAATTTTCTTAGTTCTTGTGTATAAGCGGGCTGTAAAATTACAGtccatctctctttttttttctcttctccaACTCAACATTTAGCTAACTTAACCCACTTTGCTCTAATCAAATTAGACTGTCCGCTTTCGGGTTAAAGATAACCAAAGTCCACGTCAGCTTCCAGCGCACCGCACGTCGTGTCAGTACACGTCATCCACAAAGCGCCAGGACAccttcctcttctctctccccacTTCCGTTCCGCGAAACAGAAAACCCAACCGGAGAAGGAGATGGAACCAGCCACGGCCGCCGGGAAGTCCCCTGATCCGATGCCGTCGCCGCCCCCGGAGGGCCCATCGCCCGTGGTGACCTCCTCATCCTCCGCCGCTTCCCCGGTgacgcaggcgccgccgccggcgcctccgggGGCGCGGGAGGTCGCGGCGGTGatggaggcggtggagcgggacgccgccgccatcgccgagaGCTACGCGTCCCTCTTTGCCTCCCTCCGCGTCGCCCTCTCGAACGTACGTACTCTCTCTTCACAGACCAAACGCGGCGAGCCTTCGAGCTCTGCTACTCTCCCTTCACATTCCCGAACGCGACTGATGGATTACGATGAATCTTACTGCTGCGACGCGTGGAAACGAAGGTCACCTCGACGTCGGCGGAGAACATGGAGTGCTTGGGCGACGTCGTCGGCCGCCTCCAGGAATCTGGTGAGGCCTCGAGACTCATGGGAAATCTAGTCTCTCGAGTGTTCGCAATGTATTGGGGCTTTGGGGGAAATTTTGTCTTCGGATTGGTGCAACTAAATCTCTGATAATACTGTGAACTGTGGGCCTTCAAACGTCACCTCCTTTACTTGTAGCAATAGTGATTGcaaagtttccatagtttgatGTGTGAATTTCTATAGATGTTGCTTCTTGTGTTTGGGGTTGTCATATATGATTCCATGTGCTGAATGTCTAAACATCAATTATTTTGCTGGGGTTCCAGATTATGATTGttactttttttttatgtttttgcAGCACTTGAAGCATCTTCAAAAGGAAATAAATACATCAACTCGTGCTTGAGGTGATCAGTTTGACCAAAATGTTCACCTTGCCATGCATAGTGTGATAGTACAGTGTGTGTGGACTACTTAATCTAGTGGGATATCTTGTTAACTAATAGCAGTTCTGGAAGTATTTGTGAACTGCACATTTCTGTAGTGGCTAAAAGTCTTGCTGCATTTCATGATTGCTGTGATTCTTGAAGTGAAAGAAGATACTATATGAAAAAAAACTGTATTTCTTTTTTAGAATGATGTTCTTTGTATGTATTTACAATGGTTAACACATTTTGTGTTTCTTGATTCTTACTAGCCTTTCctgataatatatttttattttttgcagGTTAAATGAGGAATTGAGAGGCTTGGAAAGCCTAGCTATGCAACTGTATCCTTTTGTTAGTTGACAATATATAGTTCTATTCACTATGGAACTGGTTAATGGCCATCTTAATATGATGGTCTCAATGTGTGTTACTTTTCATAGTACTTAATACTTTAACTCAGTTCATTTCTGTCTTGTTAAATCTTAATTTTCTGGAAGAAAGATACTACGGAAGAACGTTGATTCATTAGATTTGGCTGTCAATCAGTTGCTCCGCCTCCCCTAGTCCATGAATATTATCAGTAGCTCGTATAAGGTAACTACCACTGGAAATCCATGACATGTTTCCTGAGCCACATCAAATTGTTTTTTTGGTATCTCATCATATGCTCTGAAAGTGCTTCAACGCCTTAGTCAAGGAAAAGCTAATAGTAATAGCAAGATTTCCAAAGTAAAGTGTCAATTACCCACTTTAGACTTTGGAAGAATTGAGGCCCTATTGTACAGTACAAGTGTTTATGCATCTATTGGTAGGCTCAttgaatttattttttatatatatacctaCAATCACTTTATTTCGAAATGTAGGATGTACTCAATACTTCCCTATAAGATAATACCTCATGAGTTATTATCCACGATTGCAGCTGCTCCTTGAATGTTTACATTGACGTCAATACATACTGCTAGTTCATCAAATGTTTACTTTTAACTATAATACAGAGTTGCAGACTAATGGTTCTTTTCCTGCTGTGATGCTGGTGTGCATGTACTGATTCTTGCCACTATTGTGCTGCAGGTGTAAGGAAATTGATACACCAAATACATGCCAAGTGTTTTAGTTCCAAGGCAACCAGGTGGTGGAATATGAAGGGGCTTATGCCAACAAAGGATGACTTTCCCTTCCATGGCATGATAAAATACTCCTAACTCTTGATTTGATTTATGCTTCCATCTTATGTGTATTTGTAAACAATGCTATGCaagtatacatttattgagaaataTCTTTGTCTTCTTGTGATATGTACATGGAGTTATGTTTGTAAATGGGTCGTTCAGTCCATGGACAATCTCTTTAAATTGGGGATAAATGGCACCAAGGTTTTCCTGTTATATCTTCGCTCTGCTGTTTCTTATCTTTGTTTGCTCACCCATGGATTTCTGACAATGATCCCACTTGTGATAACATTACAATGTGTGGTATTCAGATCTGGACTTAATCTTTCTATTTGCCAGCAATTTTAACTACTCGCAGTTGTAAGCGAGAATTAATAGCTTAAAGAAACAGATGCCTTGTGAGGTTAACACGAAAATGGTAACTTTCTCATTACCTTTCTTATACACCACAAATGTTGTTGTTAAGGATATAAGAGTAAATGAGTCAAGGGTAGTTTAGTCATATTTATTCCAAAGACCTTTGCTGCTTTGTGCCTATATTCATACAATTGCTCAACCCTGACTGGTTGCTGGATAGCCTGATTACCAGCCATCTCTCAAATTTCTTTATATCTTCTGGagtttgtagcaccagaatacATACTAGAATGTGTACTCATTAAATCTGTAAAAAAATAGCTA
This window contains:
- the LOC120688111 gene encoding uncharacterized protein LOC120688111 — its product is MEPATAAGKSPDPMPSPPPEGPSPVVTSSSSAASPVTQAPPPAPPGAREVAAVMEAVERDAAAIAESYASLFASLRVALSNVTSTSAENMECLGDVVGRLQESALEASSKGNKYINSCLRLNEELRGLESLAMQLKILRKNVDSLDLAVNQLLRLP
- the LOC120688090 gene encoding uncharacterized protein LOC120688090, yielding MSIACCLPVVECVYCLACARWAWQRCLHSGGYDSETWGVASAAEFEPVPRLCRLILSVYEDDLENPQWAPPGGYGMEPRWVVHRRTYEHTHGPAPTYLLYIDHRHSDVVLAVRGMNMAKESDYAVLLDNKLGQRRFDGGYVHNGLLKAAEWVFDAECDVLRDLLEKNPGYTLTFAGHSLGSGVVAMLALVAVHNKERLGGIERKRIRCFAMAPARCMSLNLAVRYADIINAVILQDDFLPRTDIPLEDIFKSLFCLPCLLCGRCLIDTCIPESVMLRDPRRLYAPGRLYHIVERKPFSCGRIPPVVRTAVPVDGRFEHIVLSCNATSDHAIIWIEREAQRALDLLLENEKTMEAPEVQRMGNEITVTRAHDEEQQAALRRAVALGVADVNVPSTYGTFDENPTSKADEASPLLSDSGRRRAWDEWISRIFEKDDSGQMVPRR
- the LOC120688094 gene encoding putative disease resistance protein RGA3; translated protein: MMEMVLSEFTRQVIVSLGNLASNEIAKVLCVRNEIGRLSRKLDSMTAIIRDAEQTIVQNETTRDWLKRSREIIYEAENIIDRCRIERERLQTLQPQECNPSSVFKCCRDVGIDYIIASAIHELNQKLESIYQEGERLHLKPALEDQIRLYQIRLDLDVAPHIEPDIVGREVENDCDSLIELLRREDIPSRPNRPLFAIIGTNGVGKTTLARKVSVS